In Daphnia magna isolate NIES linkage group LG6, ASM2063170v1.1, whole genome shotgun sequence, the following are encoded in one genomic region:
- the LOC116924829 gene encoding LOW QUALITY PROTEIN: SOSS complex subunit B1 (The sequence of the model RefSeq protein was modified relative to this genomic sequence to represent the inferred CDS: deleted 1 base in 1 codon) has product MQELRLELTAVRDLKPTMKNLNMIFIVLEIGRPNVTKDGHEVRSCKVADKTGSINLSVWDEPGLLLQPGDILRISKGYVSVWKNCLTLYMGKGGDIQKIGEFCMVFSELPFMSEPNPDIATQMVGGTGGPGSQPISPVVNSTPGVGPRPPGNGRQQNLNGGTWPSAAPAPGAMGGNGSIPAPFPRGPVPPTKGGGKRDPRKR; this is encoded by the exons ATGCAGGAGCTGCGACTGGAGCTCACTGCAGTTAGAGATTTGAAACCTACCATGAAAAATCTAAATATGATTTTCATTGTTCTTGAAATCG GTAGACCAAATGTAACAAAAGATGGACATGAAGTGAGATCTTGTAAAGTGGCAGATAAAACTGGGTCCATTAATCTTTCCGTTTGGGATGAACCAGGTCTTCTTTTGCAACCAGGCGATATCCTGAGGATATCAAAAGGATATGTTTCCGTGTGGAAAAACTGTTTGACACTGTATATGG GAAAGGGTGGAGATATCCAGAAAATTGGAGAATTTTGTATGGTGTTTTCCGAATTGCCA TTCATGAGTGAACCAAATCCTGACATTGCAACACAGATGGTTGGAGGGACAGGAGGACCTGGAAGTCAACCAATCAGCCCAGTAGTGAACTCTACTCCTGGAGTAGGACCTCGACCACCAGGGAATGGAAGGcaacaaaatttaaatggtGGGACATGGCCGTCAGCTGCTCCTGCTCCAGGGGCGATGGGTGGTAATGGTTCCATTCCGGCTCCATTTCCGAGAGGACCGGTACCGCCTACCAAAGGTGGAGGTAAAAGGGATCCAAGGAAAAGATGA
- the LOC116924822 gene encoding translation initiation factor eIF-2B subunit gamma, which produces MEYQAVIMAAGRGSRMTDLTHDRPKCLLPICNRPMIWFSLKMLENAGFEDVLVIIHEQFKAEIADIPNKYGLKIKLDITCLQKNEDYGTADSLRLIKDKIKTDILVISCDLVCDIPLHKVFDLHRTHQSSVTALFSQTSPEVMLAPAPGPKTKIKQERDLVGLDLQTPRLVFLVSEADLTSENEEELSIRKSVMKHFPQISVQGNLLDAHLYVIKKWVCDYISENRSFTMLKGEVLPHIVRKQFTKSPKRNIDKDLPNADVSVISLNTAKRDIFSFLVGDEEEERIRSYSAWNDHRGDLRGPYQDHAIRCFAYVAKEGFCLRANTLNNYCELNRQVIKRWSTMFPDEEITPPVSKAQVGVDCLIGENTQLSDKCSIKHSIIGQNCNIGDKVRITNCIIMDNVTVMKETTLQGSILMKNSVVENSCDIKDCIVGHTVHSNCKSTNEVLVDADRLLEI; this is translated from the exons ATGGAGTACCAAGCTGTAATCATGGCTGCTGGAAGGGGGTCACGGATGACAGATTTAACCCATGATCGCCCCAAGTGTTTACTACCAATTTGCAATAGACCAATGATCTGGTTTTCTTTGAAAATGCTGGAAAATGCTGGTTTTGAAG ATGTTCTAGTTATTATCCATGAACAATTCAAAGCTGAAATAGCAGACATTCCAAACAAGTATGGTTTGAAAATCAAATTAGATATCACATGTCTCCAGAAAAATGAAGATTATGGAACTGCTGATTCACTTCGGTTAATTAAAGACAAAATCAAG acTGACATCTTAGTCATTAGCTGTGACTTGGTATGTGATATACCTTTGCATAAAGTGTTTGATCTTCATAGAACACACCAGTCAAGTGTTACAGCCCTTTTTAGTCAGACTTCTCCAGAAGTGATGTTGGCCCCAGCACCTggtccaaaaacaaaaatcaagcAAG AAAGAGATTTAGTAGGATTGGATCTTCAAACTCCGCGGCTTGTTTTTTTGGTCTCTGAAGCAGATTTGACttcagaaaacgaagaagagcTCTCAATTCGCAAATCGGTTATGAAACATTTTCCACAGATAAGCGTTCAAGGTAATCTCCTTGACGCTCATTTGTACGTTATTAAGAAATGGGTTTGTGACTATATCTCCGAAAACcg ATCTTTCACAATGCTTAAGGGTGAGGTATTGCCCCATATTGTGCGAAAGCAATTCACGAAGTCGCCAAAGAGAAATATCGATAAAGATCTTCCAAATGCAGACGTCTCGGTGATTTCACTCAATACTGCCAAACGAG ATATTTTCAGCTTTCTTGTAggtgatgaagaagaagaaaggataAGGAGCTATTCTGCCTGGAATGATCATCGTGGTGATTTGCGAGGACCTTACCAAGATCATGCTATTCGTTGTTTTGCCTACGTAGCTAAGGAAGGCTTTTGTTTGCGTGCAAACACTTTAAACAACTACTGTGAGCTCAATCGGCAG GTCATTAAAAGGTGGAGTACAATGTTCCCCGACGAAGAAATAACACCTCCGGTATCCAAAGCACAG gTTGGAGTTGATTGTCTTATTGGTGAAAACACCCAGTTGTCAGATAAGTGCTCAATTAAGCATTCAATTATTGGTCAGAATTGCAATATCGGAGACAAAGTTCGAATTACCAACTGCATTATTATGGATAACGTCACCGTTATGAAAGA AACGACTCTTCAAGGAAGCATTCTGATGAAAAACTCAGTAGTGGAGAACAGTTGCGACATAAAAGACTGCATAGTTGGACATACTGTGCACAGCAACT gtaagTCCACCAATGAAGTTTTGGTTGATGCCGATCGGCTTTTAGAAATATGA
- the LOC116924821 gene encoding uncharacterized protein LOC116924821, translated as MLKLTFLVFAAVVFFKPDVNGDVWQNERRSLHGLQLRASTFNYPPCLSRMKLPSGNYSYFGICHDILTWMVSYYNMKLVYVPANATRIAKLGIVPVLIEQLLNMEVDFVPYGFAPTPELWQQADFSIPVAIQYYSMLQRWPKEESRLTTLVRPFSLTVWIVFLFSSIVLIVFMALLTHFDRNLSRECNLTSFMDAISRHVNYVITVITGQGNNISPKEKFSLRFVAGLWCLTMMVLVNAYSSILTSYLAVHKLTPIVNTVQELAARSSETEVTVHYGTEQTRMFLRATSGAHLVLGNSLRNNPKLLVEGGKIFDGLKNVLELGATFITSRVVVDYLLAMDMKSHPNCRLTSSATIPYMDYSSAGLPKGGRHNAMINYDFQYLWENGLLPYWLKKYTPNVDKCMVGTIKPHGRMTPFTG; from the exons atGCTGAAACTAACTTTTCTTGTCTTTGCAGCAGTTGTGTTTTTCAAACCAGATGTTAATGGAGATGTATGGCAAAATGAAAGAAGGAGTCTACATGGTCTTCAACTCAGAGCTTCTACCTTTAAT TATCCCCCGTGTTTGTCTCGCATGAAACTGCCATCGGGAAACTACTCATACTTTGGGATTTGCCACGATATCCTGACATGGATGGTTTCATATTACAATAtgaa GTTGGTTTACGTGCCTGCAAACGCGACACGAATTGCCAAACTAGGAATAGTTCCTGTGCTGATCGAGCAACTGCTTAACATG GAAGTCGACTTTGTACCATATGGTTTCGCCCCTACGCCAGAACTTTGGCAACAAGCGGATTTTTCCATTCCTGTGGCAATACAGTATTACAGTATGTTACAGCGCTGGCCTAAAGAAGAAAGTCGTCTAACCACACTCGTCAGACCCTTTTCTTTAACG GTTTGGATAgtattccttttttcatccattGTACTGATAGTTTTCATGGCTCTATTGACTCATTTTGACCGGAATTTAAGTAGAGAATGCAACTTAACTAGCTTCATGGACGCGATCAGCCGTCATGTAAACTACGTCATCACAGTAATAACTGGGCAAG GAAACAACATatcaccaaaagaaaaattctccCTTCGCTTCGTGGCAGGCCTGTGGTGTTTGACGATGATGGTTTTAGTCAATGCTTATTCAAGTATATTGACCTCCTACTTAGCGGTGCACAAACTGACACCGATTGTGAACACAGTACAGGAATTGGCAGCCAGAAGCAGTGAAACAGAAGTAACTGTGCATTACGGAACGGAGCAAACGCGAATGTTTTTG AGGGCTACGTCTGGAGCACATCTAGTCTTGGGCAATTCGCTTCGTAATAACCCAAAGCTCCTCGTCGAAGGAGGCAAAATATTCGATGGACTTAAAAATGTTTTAGAACTGGGAGCTACTTTCATTACG AGTCGCGTTGTCGTAGATTATTTATTGGCGATGGATATGAAAAGTCACCCCAACTGTCGTCTGACCTCCTCGGCTACGATTCCGTACATGGATTACTCCTCGGCAGGTTTACCCAAAGGCGGCCGACACAATGCGATGATCAATTACGA TTTTCAGTATTTATGGGAGAACGGTCTGCTTCCGTATTGGTTAAAGAAGTACACACCGAACGTTGACAAGTGTATGGTAGGAACAATCAAACCCCACGGACGGATGACTCCTTTCACTGGATGA
- the LOC116924825 gene encoding store-operated calcium entry-associated regulatory factor, translating to MKNFVILLFVFCCCLVANVSTYGGSSDSVRLSDIQVLTLYHGKMTAGRRSSPVQQLKCVGGTAGCKAFTPKVVQCYNRGWDGNDIQWECKTDMDNAYRFGDISVSCEGYSYADDPYILKGSCGLEYTLDLTKEGYGNQQGHDYYGSAFRANDRKGNYSTEEPKTSLLGNLILLVAVGLIIYALYRTCIAPPSERVFQSSTTSDDFGGYPGGDPYHANAPPPPAGFRSEFAPNTGSPFGASCGGEQAGFGSTAAGGRPGSGAGGFWTGAAAGGLLGYMFGNRGNARTSQTYRTGRNDYSDNAFWGGTSRGSSGNSPSSGMSSTGTRTASGFGGTTRR from the exons atgaaaaactttgtAATTCTGctgtttgtgttttgttgttgcctTGTGGCAAATGTCAGCACATACGGTGGGTCTTCAg ATTCTGTCAGACTAAGTGATATTCAAGTACTTACTCTTTACCATGGAAAAATGACCGCTGGTAGACGTTCTTCACCAGTTCAACAGTTGAAATGTGTGGGAGGAACTGCTGGATGCAAAGCATTCACACCCAAG GTGGTTCAATGTTATAACAGAGGATGGGATGGCAATGATATACAGTGGGAATGCAAAACTGACATGGATAATGCTTATCGCTTTGGTGACATCTCTGTCTCCTGTGAAGGCTACTCTTATGCTGATGATCCATATATTTTAAAAGGATCTTGTGGA CTTGAATACACCTTAGACTTAACAAAAGAGGGCTATGGAAACCAACAAGGACATGACTATTACGGGAGTGCTTTCCGTGCAAATGATAGAAAGGGAAATTACAGTACTGAAGAGCCTAAAACATCATTGCTGGGAAATCTTATTCTTCTTGTGGCAGTTGGGTTGATTATTTATGCCCTTTATAGGACGTGCATTGCACCCCCTTCTGAACGAGTCTTTCAATCCAG TACCACTAGCGATGATTTCGGTGGATACCCAGGAGGTGATCCATATCACGCAAATGCCCCTCCTCCTCCAGCGGGATTTCGATCAGAATTTGCACCAAATACTGGGTCGCCTTTTGGAGCGTCCTGCGGAGGAGAGCAAGCCGGTTTTGGCAGTACGGCTGCTGGCGGTCGTCCGGGCTCTGGTGCTGGAGGATTTTGGACAGGGGCTGCTGCAGGAGGACTACTTGGTTATATGTTTGGAAACCGAGG GAATGCCAGAACATCTCAGACCTACAGAACTGGTAGAAATGACTACTCGGACAATGCATTTTGGGGCGGAACTTCTCGGGGAAGTAGTGGAAATTCACCATCAAGTGGAATGTCAAGTACCGGCACCAGAACAGCATCAGGATTTGGAGGGACAACACGCCGTTGA